A genomic region of Candidatus Methylomirabilota bacterium contains the following coding sequences:
- a CDS encoding beta-ketoacyl synthase N-terminal-like domain-containing protein has translation MTGLDVVTPIGAGRDAFWKAALAGISGVRRITHFDPEGLPSQMAATLADPAALEAFRAEAGLDALEPRSVVLGVRAAGGAVVAAHAREALRSPRAGVFVGTGGERNDLRALGAIAYASRGDGGAVTPAGF, from the coding sequence GTGACCGGCCTCGACGTGGTCACGCCGATCGGCGCCGGCCGCGACGCGTTCTGGAAGGCGGCGCTCGCCGGCATCTCGGGCGTCCGCCGCATCACGCACTTCGATCCCGAGGGCCTGCCGAGCCAGATGGCGGCGACGCTGGCGGATCCCGCGGCGCTCGAGGCGTTCCGCGCCGAGGCGGGGCTCGACGCGCTCGAGCCCCGGAGCGTCGTCCTCGGCGTGCGCGCGGCGGGCGGCGCCGTCGTCGCGGCCCACGCGCGCGAGGCGCTCCGATCGCCACGCGCGGGCGTCTTCGTCGGCACCGGCGGCGAGCGCAACGACCTGAGGGCGCTCGGCGCGATCGCGTACGCGAGCCGCGGGGACGGCGGCGCCGTGACGCCGGCCGGGTTC